A stretch of the Pogona vitticeps strain Pit_001003342236 chromosome 8, PviZW2.1, whole genome shotgun sequence genome encodes the following:
- the TLCD5 gene encoding TLC domain-containing protein 5 encodes MAASMVLRVALSLFGWLSLYSWSRHWYKNRTYEWSCRLVTLTHGVLATCLSGYIGFIDGPWPMSYPGSPNTPLQVHALCMSLGYFLFDLGWCVYFKAEGALMLAHHTVSILGITVSLALGESAAEVNGVIFGSEITNPLLQARWFLREKGLYHTLAGDVVDFFFVVLFGGVRIGVGAWLMYCVLRSPKPKWFIKMGGVVMYAVSWVFMVSICRFARRKSIKKYHAWRSWWRKEMNLNTNGYLKEH; translated from the exons ATGGCTGCCAGTATGGTCCTTCGCGTCGCTCTCAGTCTGTTCGGCTGGCTCTCGCTCTACAGCTGGTCACGACACTGGTACAAAAACCGGACGTACGAGTGGAGCTGCCGGCTGGTCACGCTCACTCACGGAGTCCTGGCCACCTGCCTCTCTGGCTACATCGGCTTCATTGATGGCCCGTGGCCGATGTCCTACCCAG GGTCACCAAACACCCCTCTCCAGGTACATGCCTTGTGTATGAGCCTGGGCTACTTCCTCTTTGACCTTGGCTGGTGTGTCTATTTCAAGGCAGAAGGTGCCCTGATGTTGGCCCACCACACCGTCAGCATCCTGGGGATCACCGTCTCCCTCGCCTTGGGCGAGTCGGCGGCCGAAGTCAACGGCGTCATCTTTGGCAGCGAAATCACCAACCCGCTCCTGCAGGCCCGCTGGTTTCTCCGGGAGAAGGGACTCTACCACACGTTGGCGGGGGACGTGGTGgatttcttcttcgtggtcctCTTCGGAGGGGTGAGGATCGGGGTCGGGGCTTGGCTGATGTACTGCGTGTTGCGGTCGCCCAAGCCGAAGTGGTTCATCAAGATGGGGGGAGTCGTCATGTACGCTGTGTCGTGGGTTTTCATGGTCAGCATATGCCGGTTTGCACGCCGGAAAAGCATAAAGAAGTACCACGCGTGGAGGAGCTGGTGGAGGAAAGAGATGAACTTGAACACCAACGGATACCTGAAGGAGCATTGA
- the LOC110079331 gene encoding TLC domain-containing protein 5-like — protein sequence MVSIALQAFLSLLVWVSLYTGFWCRNKHRTPEWSCRLVTLVHGLIVTFLSGYIALIDGPWPLTHAGSPNTALQVFLMCLTLGYFIFDLGWCIYFSSEDELMLSHHMLSIWGMVIVLAHGESATEINAVLFVSEITNPLLQVRWFLRSMGHYYNVIGEVVDGLFVTLFLGFRIIGGAWIVRAVLTSPKTILILKAGVMAMYLVSFLFLVDIFNFVKRKLIKKYYAWRNRRTGGEDLKSNGHIPARQCGHEGDHGAQASGTQMESLAFPAHSKR from the exons ATGGTCTCTATCGCACTTCAAGCATTCTTGAGCCTTCTGGTTTGGGTCTCCCTCTATACTGGCTTCTGGTGTCGGAACAAACACCGCACCCCAGAATGGAGCTGCCGGCTGGTCACTTTGGTGCACGGGTTGATCGTCACCTTCCTCTCTGGCTACATCGCCCTTATTGACGGACCTTGGCCCTTGACCCATGCAG GATCCCCGAACACAGCTCTCCAAGTCTTCCTCATGTGCTTGACGCTGGGATACTTCATCTTTGACCTTGGCTGGTGCATCTATTTCAGCAGTGAGGATGAGCTAATGCTTTCTCACCATATGCTGAGCATCTGGGGCATGGTGATCGTGCTGGCGCACGGCGAGTCCGCTACCGAGATCAATGCCGTCCTTTTCGTGAGCGAGATCACCAACCCTTTGCTGCAGGTGCGCTGGTTTCTGCGGAGTATGGGGCATTACTACAACGTCATCGGAGAAGTGGTGGACGGCCTCTTTGTGACTCTCTTCCTGGGCTTCCGGATCATTGGAGGAGCTTGGATCGTGCGTGCGGTCTTGACATCACCCAAGACCATTTTGATCCTCAAGGCTGGAGTGATGGCGATGTACCTTGTGTCCTTCCTGTTTTTGGTGGACATCTTCAATTTCGTCAAGAGGAAGCTAATCAAGAAATATTATGCTTGGAGAAATAGAAGAACTGGGGGAGAGGATCTCAAGAGCAATGGACACATCCCTGCTCGTCAATGTGGACATGAAGGAGACCATGGTGCCCAAGCTAGTGGCACCCAAATGGAATCCTTGGCCTTCCCAGCTCATTCCAAAAGATGA